The following proteins are co-located in the Cutaneotrichosporon cavernicola HIS019 DNA, chromosome: 3 genome:
- a CDS encoding uncharacterized protein (Major Facilitator Superfamily): MDVEQYAIDNKSETKIAQVQDEAWVDPQAERRLLWKMDLHLVPILWVMWTFSNLDRSNIGNAYAGGMKESLKMSSTDYSVALLVFFIGYVVFEIPSNMILVRLRPSIYLPAIMFWWGGVAIALAGCKNTPSLAGVRVILGLAESGFAPGVLYLLSTWYKKKELARRYTLFWLGTPVSGMVGGILAGAIIERMEGVSGLHGWQWLFVIEGIATCVVAVAAVFILPDYPTTTRWLSDEEKELIVRRLSTENLNTTGEHLGHMESLRLAFADWRTYLFLFLYAMATGSMTITYFIPTLVKGLGYTGSQTQYMTAPIYAVGIVIVLIVCFTSDYFGERGFYVVGAGLIGSICFAVIMGVTNRIVQYVFLCFGLACIFSSVPTLLVWASNEISHPREKRAIIQAAMNVAGNLASIYGAFLWPASDAPRYLTGWGCTLAFVFTMAAVAFASRTLFKKHPYPEA, from the exons ATGGACGTCGAGCAATACGCTATCGACAACAAGAGCGAGACTAAGATCGCCCAGGTCCAAGATGAAGCCTGGGTCGACCcgcaggccgagcgccgcctcctctgGAAAATGGACCTACACCTTGTC CCAATCCTCTGGGTCATGTGGACGTtctccaacctcgaccgctCCAACATCGGTAACGCCTATGCTGGCGGTATGAAGGAATCTCTGAAAATGAGCAGCACCGACTACTCAGTCGCCTTGCTTGTCTTCTTCATTGGCTATGTGGTATTTGAGATCCCGTCGAATATGATCCTCGTACGCCTCCGGCCCTCCATTTACTTGCCAGCTATCATGTTCTGGTGGGGCGGAGTAGCAATCGCTCTGGCTGGATGCAAGAACACGCCGTCACTCGCTGGCGTGCGCGTCATTCTTGGACTGGCTGAATCGGGATTCGCCCCAGGCGTTCTATACCTCCTCTCGACATGGTATAAGAAAAAGGAACTCGCACGCCGCTACACCCTCTTCTGGCTCGGCACACCAGTTAGCGGCATGGTCGGCGGTATTCTCGCCGGAGCGATTATCGAGCGCATGGAGGGCGTCTCGGGACTGCACGGTTGGCAGTGGCTTTTCGTG atcgAGGGTATTGCGACATGCGTTGtggcggtcgcggcggtCTTCATCCTCCCAGACTACCCGACTACCACGCGCTGGCTCTCCGACGAGGAAAAGGAGTTGATCGTGCGCCGCCTCAGCACCGAGAACCTCAACACGACAGGCGAGCACCTGGGCCACATGGAGAGTCTGCGCCTCGCCTTTGCCGATTGGCGCACTTACCTTTTCCTGTTCCTGTACGCCATGGCGACAGGTTCCATGACCATCACCTACTTCATTCCCACACTGGTCAAGGGTCTGGGC TACACGGGCTCGCAGACGCAGTACATGACTGCTCCGATCTACGCTGTCGGCATTGTCATTGTCCTCATCGTCTGTTTCACCTCGGATTACTTTGGCGAGCGTGGCTTCTACGTCGTCGGAGCAGGTCTCATCGGGTCCATCTGCTTCGCCGTCATCATGGGCGTCACCAACCGTATTGTGCAGTACGTCTTCCTCTGCTTTGGCCTCGCTTGCATCTTCTCAAGCGTGCCCACGTTATTGGTATGGGCCTCGAATGAGATTTCACACCCTCGCGAA AAACGCGCCATTATCCAGGCAGCCATGAACGTCGCTGGAAACCTCGCATCCATCTACGGAGCGTTCCTGTGGCCGGCATCGGATGCGCCCAGGTACCTTACGGGCTGGGGGTGCACGCTCGCGTTCGTGTTCACTATGGCCGCAGTTGCGTTCGCGTCCCGCACTCTGTTCAAGAAACACCCATACCCCGAGGCCTAA
- a CDS encoding uncharacterized protein (Major Facilitator Superfamily): protein MATLSSSPSQDNRTSIDVGSHDVEKRLSLSHHDMTKPHDRALDALGDEMVEMTDEQSRLVCRKIDKAILPILMWVYFLQILDKSCVGYGAAFGMKEEAGLVGDQYSTVSSAGYWAQLALCCGPTAFLIVKVKTRLLLGACILFWGTAMIGLAFSKNFGALLANRFLLGLFEAVAIPLFTVITATWYRRREQPLRIACWYGTNGVASMLGSLLAYGLSFIKSPHLYVYQILFLTVGLATVLTAPLLYWRLDNSPAEARFLTDEEKRWAIERLRDNQTGVETKVIKWNQVWETFYAPPMIFYALITFCVNTGASVTNTFGPLIIRGFGFNARQTMLLNIPFGFVQTCVCFAGCLMAARFGYKGFILMAFMIPCVFGSAMLYGIGNRLNGLRLFSYYCIAFLFGCNPLIFSWLAANTGGHTKKSLSISLCNAASAVGNMVGPYMFTHGAPLYHTGLGACMGIFCACFALSGGLVLVLIAMNKRKEKQRVANGKPAKIANASMEKEYRRTADGVLGQQAFDDLTDLQNDEFVYGI from the exons ATGGCGACA ctctcctcctcaccttcGCAGGACAACAGGACCAGTATCGACGTCGGCTCGCACGATGTTGAGAAgcgcctctccctctcgcATCATGACATGACCAAGCCACACGACAGGGcgcttgacgcgctcggTGACGAAATGGTCGAGATGACCGACGAGCAGAGCCGCCTGGTTTGCCGCAAAATCGACAAGGCGATCCTGCCGATCCTCATGTG GGTGTACTTCCTGCAGATTCTCGACAAAAGTTGCGTCGGTTACGGTGCCGCGTTCGGAatgaaggaggaggcaggCCTCGTCGGTGACCAGTACTCGACGGTCTCGTCAGCAGGCTACTGGGCCCAGCTGGCGCTCTGCTGTGGTCCCACCGCGTTCTTGAtcgtcaaggtcaagacAAGGTTGCTGCTCGGTGCGTGCATCCTTTTCTGGGGCACGGCGATGATTGGCCTCGCCTTCTCCAAGAACTTtggcgccctcctcgccaaccgcttcctcctcggcctgttcgaggccgtcgccaTCCCCCTCTTCACCGTCATCACTGCGACCTGGTACCGCCGCCGTGAGCAGCCCCTCCGCATTGCTTGCTGGTACGGCACGAACGGTGTCGCTTCCATGCTTGGCTCGCTGCTCGCATACGGGCTTTCGTTCATCAAGTCTCCCCACCTCTACGTCTACCAGATCTTGTTCCTGActgtcggcctcgccacCGTCCTCACGGCTCCGCTCCTGTACTGGCGTCTCGACAACTCGCCTGCCGAGGCCCGCTTCctcaccgacgaggagaagcgctGGGCCATCGAGCGCCTCCGCGACAACCAGACCGGCGTCGAGACAAAGGTCATCAAGTGGAACCAGGTCTGGGAGACGTTCTACGCTCCCCCCATGATCTTCTACGCCCTCATCACTTTCTGTGTCAACACCGGTGCCTCGGTCACCAACACTTTCGGCCCCCTCATCATCCGCGGCTTTGGCTTCAACGCCCGCCAGACCATGCTGCTCAACATCCCCTTCGGATTCGTGCAGACCTGCGTGTGCTTTGCCGGCTGCCTCATGGCTGCGCGCTTCGGCTACAAGGGCTTCATCCTCATGGCCTTCATGATCCCGTGCGTCTTCGGCAGTGCGATGCTCTATGGCATCGGTAATCGCCTCAACGGTCTCCGCCTCTTCTCATACTACTGCAtcgccttcctcttcgGCTGCAACCCGCTCATCTTCTCGTGGCTTGCCGCCAACACGGGTGGACACACCAAGAAGTCGCTCTCAATCTCTCTATGCAacgccgcgtccgccgTCGGCAACATGGTCGGACCCTACATGTTCACCCACGGCGCACCACTGTACCACACCGGTCTTGGTGCTTGCATGGGCATCTTCTGCGCCTGCTTTGCCCTTTCtggcggcctcgtcctggTCCTCATTGCCATGaacaagcgcaaggagaagcaACGCGTTGCCAACGGCAAGCCCGCCAAGATTGCCAACGCCTCCATGGAGAAGGAGTACCGTCGCACCGCTGATGGCGTGCTCGGCCAGCAGGCGTTTGACGATCTTACGGACCTGCAAAACGACGAGTTCGTTTACGGAATCTGA
- a CDS encoding uncharacterized protein (Na H exchanger AnNHA1): MGSSFHPFDVDAAHLAYTILGGFTVLFGLFSLFIKERLYLGEAPLATVVGIICGRYAAKIFDPISWGGKESVIDEITLEVTRVVIALGVFSVGVELPKAYVKKHWRTLFFLLGPCMIWGWLVSALFIWGLVPKLTYKSALVISACLSPTDPILAQAVVGGTFAEKHVPTHIRHMLSAESGVNDGAAFPFLYIALYLTLDSSPGHAVAEWFYMTWLYEVCLGTVIGGVLGYSARKVMQFSERKKLIDRQSYVAQYVSLSLLSIGICTLLGSDDLLAAFACGTAFAWDGHFNKATEDSVFSNVVDLLFNCAAFIYIGAIIPFADFNHFGLTPWRLVVITLLILLFRRLPIILALYKWIPDIKTFREALFSGWFGPMGVGAIFISTLARHHIPHPEPDGDTSQVDLLQETIVPVVSFLVLASVVTHGLSIPFFVSGRRVQSMTYTWSRNPSIAPGDEPAWTTHTTRVQEAGDVVVNRDTDEGDIGMQGRPGIVREKRSRGSSGDSSGTHTNTSEHDDEAPSDPPTNVPRHAVYREGQHLVTERTDNGGREVHVNVERNVFRTSEEKKAFDEDGVIPNHSLERVASIGAPMRPLERSPSADSHSTNAMSDVASSKGDGFRRRPYHWNSPSPTPPAAEPTQSTHSDRDPADAPTNPIHSYISADRVQKKQPESGWRRVLRTWTGDSSNSNHSYAEEGRAGETGFLPARTRTGDPRRPSLTDRLAPWNRSQTGEPPGDVSLTRTISFAPQAAPSSDVAPSVANYGSAAPGFKKTPSLGMFRTSSIRPEDEGAEAGPAAP; encoded by the exons ATGGGAAGCAGCTTCCACCCCTTCGACGTTGATGCGGCGCACTTAGCGTACACCATCCTCGGCGGGTTCACTGTCCTCTTCGgcctcttctccctcttcaTCAAGGAAAGGCTctacctcggcgaggcgccCCTTGCCACTGTTGTCGGCATCATCTGTGGACGCTATGCTGCCAAAATCTTTGATCCAATAAGCTGGGGTGGAAAGGAAAGcgtcatcgacgagatcaCCCTCGAGGTCACGCGTGTAGTCATTGCGCTTGGTGTGTTctccgtcggcgtcgaacTGCCAAAG GCCTATGTCAAGAAGCACTGGCGCaccctcttcttcctcctcggaccCTGCATGATCTGGGGCTGGCTCGTGTCGGCCCTCTTCATCTGGGGTCTCGTCCCCAAGCTGACGTACAAGTCGGCTCTTGTCATTAGCGCATGCCTTTCGCCCACAGACCCCATTCTCGCGCaggccgtcgtcggcggtACGTTTGCTGAGAAGCACGTCCCTACACATATCCGTCACATGCTCTCTGCCGAGTCTGGTGTAAACGATGGAGCAGCCTTCCCATTCCTCTACATTGCACTTTACCTCACGCTCGACTCGAGCCCCGGGCATGCCGTTGCCGAATGGTTCTACATGACATG GCTTTACGAGGTCTGTTTAGGAACGGTAATCGGCGGGGTCCTCGGTTACTCGGCGCGCAAGGTCATGCAGTTCTCGGAGCGAAAGAAACTCATCGACCGTCAGTCGTACGTCGCACAGTACGTATCGCTTTCGTTACTCTCCATCGGCATCTGCACTTTACTGGGTTCGGATGATCTCCTTGCGGCGTTTGCGTGCGGAACCGCTTTTGCGTGGGATGGACACTTCAACAAGGCCACAGAGGACTCGGTCTTCTCCAACGTTGTCGACCTGCTCTTCAACTGTGCTGCGTTCATCTACATTGGTGCCATTATTCCATTCGCCGACTTTAACCACTTTGGCCTCACGCCCTGGCGCCTGGTCGTCATCACActtctcatcctcctcttccgtCGCCTGCCCATCATCCTTGCCCTCTACAAGTGGATCCCCGACATCAAGACGTTCCGCGAGGCACTGTTCAGCGGATGGTTCGGGCCCAtgggcgtcggcgccatcttcatctcgaccctcgcgcgccaccACATTCCTCATCCCGAGCCGGACGGCGACACGTCGCAAGTCGACCTCCTTCAGGAGACGATTGTGCCGGTTGTCTCCTTCCTTGTCCTGGCATCGGTTGTAACCC acggCCTGTCCATCCCATTCTTCGTCTCGGGCCGCCGCGTGCAAAGCATGACATACACGTGGTCACGCAACCCGTCGATAGCACCTGGCGATGAGCCGGCATGGACAACGCACACGACGCGCGTGCAGGAGGCCGGCGACGTCGTTGTCAACCGCGACACCGATGAGGGCGACATCGGCATGCAGGGACGACCGGGGATAGTCCGTGAGAAGCGAAGCCGGGGCAGCTCGGGTGACAGCTCGGGAACGCATACGAACACGAGcgagcacgacgacgaggctcCTTCGGATCCTCCGACTAACGTCCCACGCCATGCGGTGTACCGTGAGGGTCAACACTTGGTGACGGAGCGTACTGATAATGGGGGGCGCGAGGTACacgtcaacgtcgagcGTAACGTGTTCAGAACCtcggaggagaagaaggcgttcgacgaggatggtgTGATTCCCAATCACTCCCTTGAGAGGGTCGCGAGCATTGGGGCGCCCATGAGGCCCCTGGAGCGCTCACCGTCTGCGGACAGCCACTCGACGAACGCCATGTCAGACGTCGCGTCCAGTAAGGGCGACGGcttccgccgccgaccATACCACTGGAACAGCCCGTCGCCAACGCCTCCGGCCGCCGAGCCCACGCAGTCGACACACTCGGACCGCGACCCAGCAGATGCGCCGACCAACCCGATCCACTCGTACATATCCGCCGATCGGGTGCAAAAGAAGCAGCCCGAGAGCGGCTGGCGCCGCGTCTTGCGGACCTGGACAGGTGACTCGAGCAACTCGAATCACTCGTACGCAGAGGAGGGGCGGGCTGGCGAGACGGGCTTCCTTCCCGCCCGCACGCGGACGGGTgatccgcgccgcccaagTCTCACGGATCGGCTAGCGCCGTGGAACCGTTCGCAGACTGGGGAGCCGCCGGGCGATGTCTCATTGACTCGCACTATTTCGTTCGCGCCACAAGCCGCGCCGTCAAGTGATGTGGCGCCTAGCGTGGCCAACTACGGCTCGGCCGCACCAGGTTTTAAGAAGACGCCAAGTTTGGGCATGTTCCGCACCTCGAGTATACGtcccgaggacgagggggCGGAGGCGGGCCCAGCAGCGCCATGA
- a CDS encoding uncharacterized protein (pre-mRNA processing factor 4 (PRP4) like), producing the protein MDLDELVIDNNYVLGGSDDEREREQNALLHQQLERRNRMRSMAVPTDDSKVRERLRAYGEPITLFGEGPGDRRDRLKTVQERYEVMKGRPLAIDSDGESSDSDEGEFYTEGSNELLQARRNIARYSLVRAKRRIARQRVESSVPLSRIINIRKEVFSELQTFQNLGSQFGDDRPLSTIRFSPNSKLILTTSWTGTSKVWDLPNLNQVAVRRGHAEKISGAAWHPDATLGLSDSAANFATGGAEGDVKLWSMDAEKPIATLSGHTNRVGRVEFHPSGAYLASAGFDGTWRLWDVATHKELLVQEGHSKEVMALAFQDDGALVASGGFDAIGRVWDTRTGRTAMVLDGHVKEILSMDFAPNGFQVATGSGDNTVRIWDLRALRTQHAIPAHKSSVSDVRFFRATGENPFVALGAEQLGGEENGHANGSEMDVDGEEKEKEEKEEEPKPETPLPRSGLFLVTGGFDGHVRMWSADEWAPVRDLATDAGKVMSADVSGDGRFIASASYSRSFHLFGGDHSLKLELAEAQKLWDTVAFGDFAEQHATLVLEAQRLTRLIDTCPITGDTETLLDTDALGVDSDKDPIDTYVTDTLVRDAEAWRDLSMELNGGLEADTDTVMDSREEFEDGDCGPSPAVATHLTDDPTDVDDSNAHGDEGDRLRVNDRDDDAVCSFGGSSTFNIELPLLHHIPTPPSPRPSQTEHLGAALPPDTPLPPDTPPPPTPSLRPMDLGMLVALPQTITPPHGPNALMAGQGTSPTEFGIVALGGDDDGSDDDHRAIGPGLHPISMSSSRPSTKRSLSSTEPRRRISSRRLPRGPLPSLLLPPIKLPPPYDAAPEPRSPTYWTSLVQSKSPKISAAPMERSTAQQESMRDPQASSSPSEKLPIGFLPYGRSKTPATKTLQRTHRRESIPISPKTCAKIVVSTMYARNLRDRNWPIAVCIDTGEDGKYKGYFAPCATLGLSHFVFPGWSHLEVVIFHDAHIALLRGSGRARLFLPCVEYILAFGPNPPETEEPWENMAQIVGSLIRVFEQREVSRVQVIIPFDACGTLLPTLACAKPGTTSMSPRSHDLPSMARHLILGDRSTDVEIDFLPVELFKTGCPSCGHHWIRTSF; encoded by the exons atggacctcgacgagctcg TCATTGACAACAACTATGTGCTCGGAGGCTCGGatgacgagcgcgagcgcgagcagaatgcgctcctccaccagcaGCTGGAGCGGCGCAACCGCATGCGCTCGATGGCCGTGCCGACCGATGACAGCAAGGTGCGAGAGCGGCTGCGCGCGTACGGCGAGCCGATCACGTTGTTCGGTGAGGGCCCAGGGGACCGCCGCGACCGACTCAAGACGGTGCAGGAGCGCTATGAAGTGATGAAGGGGCGTCCGCTGGCGAtcgacagcgacggcgagagcAGCGATAGCGATGAGGGCGAGTTTTACACTGAGGGCAGCAACGAACTTCTGCAGGCACGCAGGAATATTGCGCGATATTCGCTCGTTCGCGCGAAGCGGCGCATCGCGCggcagcgcgtcgagagCAGTGTGCCTCTGAGTCGCATCATCAACATTCGCAAAGAGGTGTTCTCTGAGCTCCAA ACATTCCAGAACCTCGGCTCGCAGTTCGGCGACGACCGCCCACTGTCCACCATCCGCTTCTCGCCGAACTCGAAGCTCATCCTGACTACAAGCTGGACGGGCACGAGCAAGGTGTGGGACCTGCCGAACTTGAACCAGGTCGCTGTGAGGCGCGGGCACGCTGAGAAGATCTCGGGTGCCGCATGGCACCCTGACGCGACCCTCGGCCTCTCAGACAGCGCGGCCAACTTTGCCACTGGCGGTGCGGAGGGAGACGTCAAGCTGTGGTCCATGGACGCGGAGAAGCCCATCGCCACGCTGTCGGGGCACACGAACCGCGTGGGCCGCGTCGAGTTCCACCCATCGGGCGCGTACCTCGCCTCGGCGGGGTTCGATGGGACATGGCGGTTGTGGGATGTGGCGACGCATAAGGAGCTGCTTGTGCAGGAAGGTCACAGCAAAGAGGTGATGGCTCTGGCGTTCCaggacgacggcgcgtTGGTCGCATCAGGTGGCTTCGACGCCATCGGGCGCGTGTGGGACACGCGTACCGGGCGCACAGCGATGGTACTCGACGGACATGTCAAGGAGATCCTCAGCATGGACTTTGCGCCCAACGG GTTCCAAGTGGCAACCGGCTCTGGAGATAACACTGTGCGCATCTGGGACTTGCGCGCACTGCGCACGCAGCACGCCATCCCGGCACACAAGAGCAGCGTGTCTGACGTGCGCTTCTTCCGCGCGACCGGCGAGAACCCGTtcgtcgcgctcggtgCGGAACAATTgggtggagaggagaaCGGACACGCGAACGGCAGcgagatggacgtcgacggcgaagaaaaggagaaggaggagaaggaggaggagccaAAACCCGAGACACCTCTCCCCCGATCcggcctcttcctcgtGACGGGCGGGTTTGACGGACACGTGCGCATGTGGAGCGCCGACGAATGGGCACCGGTGCGCGACCTGGCCACAGACGCGGGCAAGGTGATGAGCGCGGACGTCAGTGGCGACGGGCGTTTCATCGCCAGCGCGAGCTACTCGCGCAGTTTCCACCTGTTTGGCGGCGACCATTCGTT GaagcttgagcttgccgaggcccAGAAACTCTGGGATACTGTCGCATTCGGCGATTTCGCAGAACAACACGCCACCCTGGTGCTGGAAGCGCAGAGGCTCACCAGGCTCATCGACACGTGTCCTATCACTGGCGACACTGAGACTCTCTTGGACACAGACGCGCTTGGAGTAGACTCGGACAAGGACCCTATCGACACGTACGTCACCGATACGCTTGTGCGAGACGCAGAGGCCTGGAGAGATCTCAGCATGGAGTTGAACGGTGGGCTCGAGGCGGATACCGACACAGTCATGGACAGCCGGGAAGAGTTTGAGGATGGCGACTGTGGTCCCAGCCCCGCAGTAGCCACACACTTGACCGACGACCCGACGGACGTGGACGACAGCAACGCACATGGGGATGAAGGGGACAGGCTGCGCGTAAACGACCGCGACGATGATGCCGTCTGTAGTTTCGGCGGGAGCTCGACGTTTAACATAGAGTTGCCCCTCCTTCACCACATtccaacccctccctcgCCACGGCCGAGTCAAACGGAACACCTTGGCGCTGCTCTCCCACCCGACACGCCGCTCCCACCCGACACGCCGCCCCCACCCACGCCAAGTCTCCGCCCAATGGATCTCGGCATGTTGGTTGCTCTACCGCAAACCATAACCCCTCCACATGGACCCAATGCGCTCATGGCCGGGCAGGGCACTAGCCCCACGGAATTCGGCATTGTCGCgttgggcggcgacgacgacggcagcgacgacgaccacaGGGCGATCGGCCCTGGTCTGCATCCCATTagcatgtcgtcgtcgcgcccaTCGACGAAGCGTTCGTTGTCTTCCACGGAACCGCGTAGGAGGATATCCTCGCGTCGCTTGCCGAGAGGGCCACTTCCTTCCCTGCTTCTGCCACCGATCAAGCTCCCCCCTCCGTATGATGCCGCCCCGGAACCCAGATCACCCACCTACTGGACATCGTTGGTACAGTCTAAATCCCCCAAGAtctccgccgcgccaaTGGAGCGCAGTACTGCCCAGCAGGAGAGCATGAGGGATCCCCAGgcctcttcttcgccgTCTGAAAAGCTGCCCATCGGCTTCCTTCCCTACGGTAGGTCCAAGACACCGGCAACAAAGACTCTACAGCGAACCCATCGTCGGGAATCCATCCCGATCAGCCCCAAGACCTGTGCTAAGATTGTGGTTAGCACAATGTACGCGCGCAACCTCCGTGACCGCAATTGGCCCATCGCTGTGTGCATCGACACTGGAGAAGACGGCAAGTACAAAGGATATTTCGCTCCGTGTGCGACCCTGGGCCTCAGTCACTTTGTCTTCCCGGGCTGGTCCCATCTCGAGGTGGTGATATTCCACGATGCGCATATTGCGCTCCTGCGCGGCTCGGGGAGGGCtcgcctcttcctcccctgCGTCGAGTACATCCTCGCATTTGGGCCGAACCCTCCTGAGACGGAAGAACCGTGGGAAAACATGGCCCAGATCGTTGGAAGCCTGATCCGTGTATTTGAGCAACGCGAGGTCAGCCGCGTCCAGGTAATCATTCCTTTTGATGCGTGTGGTACGCTCCTCCCAACCTTGGCGTGTGCAAAGCCTGGGACGACCTCTATGTCACCAAGGAGCCATGACTTGCCCTCCATGGCTCGGCACTTGATACTGGGCGACAGGTCAACGGATGTCGAGATCGACTTTCTCCCCGTTGAGTTGTTCAAAACCGGCTGCCCATCCTGCGGCCACCATTGGATCAGGACCTCCTTTTGA